From the Saccharomonospora marina XMU15 genome, the window GTCACGTTCAGCACGACGGCCAGGGCCATTCGGGACCCGTCCTCTCGTCGTTCCTAAGCAACCTACCTGTTTCGGAACGGGCGTTACGACAACGGGCGGACAACGACGACAAACCCACCGGTCAATCGAGACCTGGTCGTAACACTCCGCACTTCACTTGCCGGTAAATACTACTCCATTCGGATCAAAATAATGTACTCCTTCCGGTCGTGTTGATTCGGTACGTCACATCGTCATCGCCGTCACACCAGCAACATCGGGCGAGCCGAACCGGTTCGACGTGCGAGCAGGCGTTGGATTCGGACGGTCCGTCGCCTTTCGTGTCCATTGCGGACAAGGGTTCGAAAGTGGCGGTATCGGCGAGAAAGGCCGCCGCATTCAAGGCGGAAACCAGCCGGAGCACCGAATTTCGAGGACAGTCCACACCGGACTTGGCGGGAACCGAAGGTGCGACACGCTCCGTGTCCGGCCCGCCACCCTTCGCACGACGGCCGGGCGGAGCGGGCGCACTTGACAGACGAACCAGAGTTCGTCAGTCTCGACAGGGAGGGGAGTACCTCCACCAGTGGCTTTCGTCGTCAGCACGATCCGGCCGATCCGGGTCTGGCGCAGGCGGCCCGCGGCGGGCGTCCGCGGGCCGAGGGAGACCTCAGCGCATTCCTCGGCGCGGGCAACCACGTGCGCGCCGACGATCCCGAAGAGGACTCCCAACGTGCGAGCGACCCCACACCAGCCCACCGCCGCGCCATCGGCCCGGCCCACCACCGCGGCGCAGGCTCTGCGAATCCTGCTCGAGGGCAACCGCCGGTTCGTCACCGGCAGGCCACGGCACCCGAACCAGGACGCCGCCCGGCGCCGGCACGGCGTGAACGAGCAACGACCGTTCGCGGTCGTGCTCGGCTGTTCCGACTCCCGGCTGGCGGCGGAAATCATCTTCGACCGTGGCCTCGGTGACCTGTTCGTCGTGCGAACGGTCGGCCACCTGGTGGGCACCGACGTCCTCGCCAGCGTCGAATTCGGTGTCACGGCGCTGCGCACGCCACTTGTCGTGGTTCTCGGCCACGACAACTGCCAAGCCATCGGCGCAGCGATCAGGGCCTACGACACCGGGATGATGCCACCGGGTTTTCTGCGGCACATCGTCGAGCGACTCAGTCCGGAGATCGTCACCGCGCATACGGCAGGTATCACCGAAAGTGACGCCATCGGCATGCGGCACGTGCGCAACACCACCGAACTGCTGCTCGACCGTTCGCGTCCGCTCGCCGACGCGGTCGCCGGGCATCGCAGCGCCGTGGTGGGCCTTACCTACCAGCTCGACAACGGGCGCGTACACGTCGTCGCGCGCCACGGCCTCGACATCGTCTCCGATCAGGAGCGTGGCACGGCGGTCACCACGATGTTGGCCCGGTAGTCGTGAGTCGTCCGGTCGAGCGGGCCGCCGCAGGTGATGAGCGTCAGCCGAGGGGCGCCGCCGCGGTCGAACAGGCGCGGCATGGCGGCCACGCCCTTGTCGACGGTCCTGCGCGCTGCCACCCGGTAGCGCACGGCCGTACCGTCCGCCATGGTGACGACCACCGGCTCGCCCTCGGCGACCTCGGTCAGCACCCCGAACGCACCGCGGCCCTGTTCCCGATCGTTGATGTGGCCGCTGATCACCGCCGAACCGTGGGGATCACCCGGTTTCGGACCGAAGCGGTACCAGCCCGCGACGCGCACGTCCTCAGGCACCCGCATGGTGCCGTCCTCGGCCACGCCCACGGCGACCACCGGTATCCGCACGTCGCGCTCCGGTAGCCGGACCTCACGCACGGCTGCTGTGGCCGGGCGGCTGTTGCCGGGCGGGCCCTGCCGTGGGGCTGTGCCCGCGGCCCCGTGGGCCCGTGGTGAGTTCACCACGGACCCACGGGGCGAGGCGTCGCCGAAAGCCGCCGGTTCGGTCGGGCCGGAGCCGGTGTTCAACCATCCGGTGCCCGCCGTGACGACCATGGCGAGGCCGAGCCACGTTGCCCCGGCGCGCGCGGTGAATCCTCTTGTCACCGCGGTGACCGGCGCAACCGCCCTGCCATGGCACCGCCCGCGAGCACGAGCAGCCCGACGGCGCCC encodes:
- a CDS encoding carbonic anhydrase, with translation MAFVVSTIRPIRVWRRRPAAGVRGPRETSAHSSARATTCAPTIPKRTPNVRATPHQPTAAPSARPTTAAQALRILLEGNRRFVTGRPRHPNQDAARRRHGVNEQRPFAVVLGCSDSRLAAEIIFDRGLGDLFVVRTVGHLVGTDVLASVEFGVTALRTPLVVVLGHDNCQAIGAAIRAYDTGMMPPGFLRHIVERLSPEIVTAHTAGITESDAIGMRHVRNTTELLLDRSRPLADAVAGHRSAVVGLTYQLDNGRVHVVARHGLDIVSDQERGTAVTTMLAR
- a CDS encoding class F sortase; translated protein: MTRGFTARAGATWLGLAMVVTAGTGWLNTGSGPTEPAAFGDASPRGSVVNSPRAHGAAGTAPRQGPPGNSRPATAAVREVRLPERDVRIPVVAVGVAEDGTMRVPEDVRVAGWYRFGPKPGDPHGSAVISGHINDREQGRGAFGVLTEVAEGEPVVVTMADGTAVRYRVAARRTVDKGVAAMPRLFDRGGAPRLTLITCGGPLDRTTHDYRANIVVTAVPRS